In the genome of Bradysia coprophila strain Holo2 unplaced genomic scaffold, BU_Bcop_v1 contig_494, whole genome shotgun sequence, one region contains:
- the LOC119082828 gene encoding very-long-chain 3-oxoacyl-CoA reductase-like, with protein MLSCCFEYFKTFSVFVVVIQVVFGVFRWLYGNVIGPTFLEPINLRHYGDWALVTGATDGIGKQYARSLAKRGFNIVLVSRTLSKLESVAKEISENFNVQTQVIAVDFLSGPEIYDQIKQQIAGKEIGVLINNVGMFHTAPDYFLNIPDREKLIQDIIKCNITSVPMMCSIILPQMVQRKSGLIINISSLASVAPGACLTLYAASKAYVTKFSNDLGAEYGDQGINVQVLVTGGVATKMNRLSDSMGGDSFTTPPPSVYVESALRYVGYARQTTGYLPHSLLLISSQLMNFIAPSFTERMGKKLMHVVRDKEIKSGYYTPAK; from the exons atgttgtcgtgttgtttcgaatattttaagaCATTTTCCGTATTTGTTGTTGTCATTCAAGTGGTCTTCGGAGTATTCCGATGGttatatggaaatgtgatAGGACCAACGTTCCTCGAACCAATAAACCTTCGTCATTACGGAGATTGGGCGT TGGTGACAGGAGCGACTGATGGTATCGGCAAGCAATATGCGAGATCA CTAGCGAAGCGCGGATTCAATATTGTTCTTGTGTCACGTACACTGAGTAAACTGGAAAGTGTTGCTAaagaaatttcggaaaatttcaatGTCCAAACTCAGGTCATTGCTGTGGATTTCCTATCTGGTCCGGAAATTTACGATCAAATCAAACAACAAATTGCGGGAAAAGAAATTGGTGTGCTGATTAACAATGTCGGAATGTTCCACACAGCACCCGATTACTTCCTTAACATACCGGATCGTGAGAAATTAATCCAGGATATTATCAAGTGTAACATCACTTCCGTGCCGATGATGTGCAGTATAATCTTGCCACAAATGGTTCAACgtaaaagtggtctcattatCAATATATCATCTTTGGCATCTGTGGCTCCTGGTGCCTGCCTTACACTTTACGCAGCTTCGAAAGCTTAcgtcacaaaattttcgaatgatTTGGGAGCTGAATATGGAGACCAGGGAATCAATGTACAGGTATTGGTTACTGGAGGTGTTG cAACAAAAATGAACAGACTAAGTGATTCGATGGGAGGTGATAGTTTCACAACACCGCCACCTAGCGTTTACGTAGAGTCAGCCCTTCGCTATGTGGGCTATGCTCGTCAAACGACTGGCTATCTTCCTCATTCACTGTTGTTAATATCGTCACAATTGATGAACTTCATTGCACCATCATTTACAGAACGCATGGGCAAGAAGCTCATGCATGTCGTTCGTGACAAAGAAATCAAGAGTGGGTATTATACTCCAGCGAAGTAA